The Nycticebus coucang isolate mNycCou1 chromosome 5, mNycCou1.pri, whole genome shotgun sequence genome window below encodes:
- the BARHL2 gene encoding barH-like 2 homeobox protein, translated as MTTMEGASGSSFGIDTILSSASSGSPGMMNGDFRPLGEARTADFRSQATPSPCSEIDTVGTAPSSPISVTMEPPEPHLIADGPQHHHHLHHSQQPPPPAAAPMQSLQPSPQQQPLPPPPPQQPPSAQQLGSAASAPRTSTSSFLIKDILGDSKPLAACAPYSTSVSSPHHTPKQESHVVHESFRPKLEQEDSKTKLDKREDSQSDIKCHGTKEEGDREITSSRESPPVRAKKPRKARTAFSDHQLNQLERSFERQKYLSVQDRMDLAAALNLTDTQVKTWYQNRRTKWKRQTAVGLELLAEAGNYSALQRMFPSPYFYHPSLLGSMDSTTAAAAAAAMYSSMYRTPPAPHPQLQRPLVPRVLIHGLGPGGQPTLNPLSSPIPGTPHPR; from the exons ATGACAACAATGGAAGGGGCCAGCGGGTCGAGTTTTGGAATAGACACGATTTTGTCCAGTGCCAGTTCGGGCAGCCCCGGCATGATGAATGGAGATTTCCGCCCGCTCGGTGAGGCCAGGACTGCGGATTTTAGGAGTCAGGCCACCCCGTCCCCCTGTTCGGAGATTGATACCGTAGGAACGGCGCCTTCTTCTCCGATCTCCGTCACCATGGAGCCCCCGGAGCCGCATCTAATAGCAGACGGGCCTCAGCATCACCACCACCTTCACCATAGCCAACAGCCTCCGCCGCCAGCAGCGGCCCCGATGCAAAGTTTGCAGCCTTCGCCCCAACAGcagccgctgccgccgccgccgccgcaacAGCCGCCGTCCGCGCAGCAGCTGGGCTCGGCCGCCTCGGCCCCCAGGACTTCcacctcttcttttttaattaaggaCATCTTGGGCGACAGCAAACCTCTGGCGGCGTGTGCACCCTACAGCACCAGCGTCTCCTCTCCCCACCACACCCCGAAGCAGGAGAGCCACGTCGTGCACGAGAGCTTCAGGCCAAAGCTGGAGCAGGAGGACAGCAAAACCAAACTCGACAAGCGGGAAGATTCCCAGAGCGACATCAAATGCCACG GAACAAAGGAGGAAGGAGACCGGGAGATTACAAGTAGTCGAGAGAGTCCGCCCGTGAGAGCAAAGAAGCCTCGAAAAGCCAGGACAGCTTTCTCCGACCATCAGCTCAATCAACTCGAGCGTAGTTTTGAGCGGCAGAAGTACCTGAGTGTGCAAGACCGCATGGACCTGGCTGCTGCGCTCAACCTCACTGACACCCAAGTCAAGACCTGGTACCAGAACCGCAG GACCAAGTGGAAACGGCAGACGGCGGTGGGCCTGGAGCTTCTGGCCGAGGCGGGGAACTACTCGGCACTGCAGAGGATGTTCCCGTCGCCTTATTTCTATCACCCAAGCCTGCTGGGCAGCATGGACAGCACCACGGCGGCGGCGGCCGCCGCTGCCATGTACAGTAGCATGTACCGGACTCCCCCGGCACCCCATCCCCAGCTACAGCGGCCCCTGGTGCCCAGAGTGCTCATCCACGGCTTGGGGCCCGGCGGACAGCCCACCCTCAATCCCTTGTCCAGCCCCATCCCAGGTACCCCGCACCCCCGGTGA